GCTGAAGAGCCACATGGTATTGACCGCGAGATCTGACAATGAGCTGGAGTTGCGCTCCATGATGCGCTGGGTGGGAGAACAATCAATCGTTGCCTCTCTTCCCCGCTGTTGAACTCACTCTTGTGAGCGAAGAGAAGGCGCCCGAACACGATATCGACCTTGGCGCACCGCGTACCGTCGAGGCTCACAGTACCATGGCCCTTCCCGCGGGCTATCGTGCAGAGCTGCCCGACGCAGTTCATGTCTCCCGGGAGTTCGCTACCTACGACAAGACATATCGCTTTGTCGACGGGAAGGTCATCGCGGATCGCAAGCTGGTCGTCAAGGTGCATAAGCTGCCGCGTGACCGATGGAAGGATTACCTTGCCTTTCAGAAAGCAACTCTGGTGAACGATGGGGAGCCCTACCTGCGGCTCATCCCGCCCGATCACCTCACGATCAACAAGGAGGGCGCAAAGAGCACATCCACCACGCCGGCCAAGGATACGACGCCTGCGGCCGAGCCCTCGAACCCCTCTGACACGCGACAGCAGCTGGCAGAGATCACCGCTATGCTGCAGCGAAGAGATCTGGGTGGAGCCCGCAGCCGCCTCGAAGCTTTACGCAAGAGTTCACCGGACGCGCCTTACGTCCTGGGTATGCTTGGGCTCGTCAAGGCGAATGACGGGGATCTTGACTCCGGCGCCCGCGATGTCGAAGCGGAGATGAAGGCACATCCCGATGACGACCCCTGGATGGTTCTCGGACTGGCCCAGGAATACAGCAACAAGCAGCGTTACAGCGATGCTGAGGGATTGCTGAACAGGTACGGCGGTAGCAGCGAACGGGTTCAGCAGATGCGAGTCTATGTGTTTGGCAAACAGGGCGACTACACGCATGCGCTCGGAGTTCTGCGCGATCTGCAGGCGCGCCAGCCTGAAGACCGCGCGGTGGCCTCGCAGGTGGCAAGCACGCTGTATGAACTGCATCGCAACGAAGAAGCCGCCATGGCCGCGAAGAAGGCGATGGACGGTAGCGATGATCCGGATGTCATCAACAATAACGTCTACGTGCTGTCGGAGACGAAGATCGATCTGCCGTTCGCGGAGACGCAGTCGCGCCGTTCGGTCAATCTGCTGGAAAAGGCGACCGCCTCGCACGTTTTGGAAGAGGCGAATACGAAGGCCTTTGCCGAGTCGGCGAACCTCACAGCCTCGTGGGACACGCTGGGCTACATTTTGCTGCTGGAGAGCAAGCCGAAGGAGGCCGAGCCGTACCTGCGCGCAGCATGGTTCTCACAGCAAAACGTAATCGTCGGCAATCACCTGGCGCAGGCCTTCGAGGGTCTGGACCGCAATGCAGATGCCCTATGGATGTACCGGCTTGCAAAGCAGGCGGAGCATGCGGCCGATGCGAAGCAGGACTTTGCCGAAGTGGCTGCGGCCATTGCGCGCCTTGAGAAGGCCGGGGTCAAGGCGGCCAGCGGCGAGCACTTTGCAACGTCGATGCAGGATTTTCGCAGCTACCACGTGAAGAATGGCGCGGGTGCAGAGGGTGGCGGCACGGTACGTCTCCAGTTGAACGCCGATGGTATCGCGGCAGCTATGCTCGTCTCCGGTGATGCAAAACTGAAGCCCCTGCTGGACGAGGCAAAGTCGCTGCATCTGCCCGGCGCGGAGCCAGCCGGATCGTCTGCGCGTGTGCTGCGCGATGCAGTTGTGTACTGCGGTAAGAAGAGCTCGACCTGCGATTTGGTATTTATGCTCAACTCTGGTATCGCAGTGGAAGGCGCGTCAGAGTAGATTCGCCACGTGCTTTCATGTCGTCCCGGTTCATTCCTGGATCTTGGCTCTGACGCCGGGTGACTCCAGGTGGCGAGTCGGCGGCGATTGTGGCAGGCATGTCTCCGATTGACCTGGGTACTGACCTTGCTATCTCCGTGCGGGGGCCTGCAGCGCACACCGGCATTGTCTCGCTCAAGGCCACCCACGGACGCGTCCCCATGACCGGTATCTGGCCGCCTGAGCCGCGCCGTTTCTGGCATGTAGGCCCGATGGCGCGCAGTATCCGCGATCTATCGTTGGCTTTTTCCCAACTAGCTGGACAGGACGGACAGGACGGCTACTCCAGCAACGCCATCTCGTTCGATAACGGAATTGGGAGTTCCAACAAGCGTCCGCTTCGTGTGGGCTGGCTGGTGGGGCCCGGCTGTGGTCCGATCGACGGCGAGGTCGCGGCGACGGTCGAAGCTGCTGCTGAAGCGCTCAAGCAACTCGGGCACACAGCCGAGTCCGTGCGCTTTCCTGCATTGAAGTATGAGATTCCCGCAAAACGGGGTTTTCGGCAACTTGGATAGGCGTGATCCCCCCTCTTTACCACGGGAGAGTGTTCCATACGTGCACCGTTAATGCACCAGTCGCACAGTGGTTTTCACAACCTCCGCTGATGTTTATCGCGATTTCGTGCACTTGGTGGCGTCATTTTCCCGGAGTGCGGTTCATTTGTCGTAGCGGACAAGTAACCCACTCGGAGATCAAGGCGCGGCTAGAAGCCGAGAAAATGGCGAAGAAGTCTATTTCGGAGCAATCAAAAGACAAGTAGCATGGCGGCATGAATGGTTCGTTGCTAGGCGTGATTTTTCTTGTCGTTCTCGTCTATTCCATTGGCAGAAGCAACACGAGATGGCGAACTGCCCTATTTTCCCTTGGAACGGTTATGGGCGGCTTCCTGATCGGTTTCCTGCTCTCCCTGGTGTTTCCTAAATACGATGGGGCCTTGGGAACACTCACCGGACTTCTTTCGATGGTCTTTGGGATTATTGCCGCGCTCGACCATTCCCGTCGGAATCCCAGACCCCAAAATGCCGGGAATAATACACTTGACTGACTATCAGACGCTACAATCGCCGCATGAACACAGAAGCGTTTGCGGGTTCACGCCTGCGTATTCAGTGGGCAAAGGAAAGCCTTGCCGATTTTGAACGGTGCGCGAACGTTTACTTCAAGCGGGCACCATGCGAGGTGTTTATCGAACCTGATCCGGACGGCATTCACGAACGGTACAAGTTCAGAATCTGTAAGCCGCTCCCACTCGCGCTTACAAAGCACACAATTCATGCTGTCGAAGACCTCCGGGCGGCTCTGGACCTCGCCGCCTGTGATGTTGCTCGCTGCATTCCCGGCATATCGGTTGATGGTATTTACTTCCCCTTCTGTAGAACCTCCGGAGACCTCAAAGGTCGCATAAACGGTGTGTGCAAGGGGTTGCCCACAGATATTACCGATCTTTTCGCCAGATATGAGCCTTACGCGGGTGGGAGTGATCTTCTGTTTGCAATGAACGAACTATGTAAAGCATCGAAGCACAAGCTCTTGGTTCCCGTCGCATCCGTGGTCGGCGTCAATCTGCCCCATCTGGAGACCTCCGACGTTATTAGCAGCCCCATCCGATTCATGGACGGTGTTTACGGCGGCGAAGAAGATGAGATAACTTTTGCAGTTACACAGCGAGGACTCAAGTGGAAGTACAAAGCCCAATTTTCCTTCGGCATACAGTTCGGCAAGGTCGGAATAATCGAAGGACGAGATGTGAGGGCCAATGTTGATGGGATGATTCGCGCTGTCACAATGATCGTCAACGAAACTGAAGCTGAATCGAGACGACTGGGACTTCTTAAGTAAGCATCAGGTGCGTGCATGCACCTGAGAAACTGCTTTTCAGCGTCTCTCCTGTCGCGGAACGATGGAACCCACTACTGGAAGCCTCGGAGCGCGTCCTGAGGCGACGGGACGCGATGGCAGGGCATTTCGAGAGCCGGTATAAGCTCAGATTGTGGCGATCAATCTAAGTTCGATGCGCTGCTTCTGGTGCCATAACCAGGGCGAGAAGCTTACCGCAGATCATATCGTCCCACGCGCACTCGGCGGAACGACGGAGTTCACCGTGCCCGCGTGTCGCAACTGCCAGTTCATTTTGTCGAAGGCGGAGCATGAAGTCTCACGCAAATCGATTCTGGCCATCTCGGCGCTGACCGCCCCGCTTCCGCCGAGGCACCCGAACAGACCCACAAGTGGCCAGCTCCAGCCGAGGTACATCATGGGTAAGCACCCATATGCGGATACTTGGAGAGCCTGATGTCTGCCGGCGAAAAGGTGAGCTCTCTGCCTTACATCGAGATCAAGGTGGTTCCTGATGAACCGGTCGAGGCGCGCATCAGAGGAACGGCTCCGGCAGACGTACAGAAGCTCCTCGACACTTTCCGCGGCTTTCTGAAGGTGAAGCGCGGGCGTGGCGAATTGGTGTTCGAACTGACGGTAAATACGGACCTGGATCCAGAGATATCGGCCGATCCCGAGTTTTGGCCGCGAATCATCATGCTGCCGGGCAAGCGGTTTATGATCAGGGCTCGAGACCCCGAAGAAGCCATGCGATTTAACA
The Edaphobacter bradus genome window above contains:
- a CDS encoding DUF2322 family protein; this translates as MPLFPAVELTLVSEEKAPEHDIDLGAPRTVEAHSTMALPAGYRAELPDAVHVSREFATYDKTYRFVDGKVIADRKLVVKVHKLPRDRWKDYLAFQKATLVNDGEPYLRLIPPDHLTINKEGAKSTSTTPAKDTTPAAEPSNPSDTRQQLAEITAMLQRRDLGGARSRLEALRKSSPDAPYVLGMLGLVKANDGDLDSGARDVEAEMKAHPDDDPWMVLGLAQEYSNKQRYSDAEGLLNRYGGSSERVQQMRVYVFGKQGDYTHALGVLRDLQARQPEDRAVASQVASTLYELHRNEEAAMAAKKAMDGSDDPDVINNNVYVLSETKIDLPFAETQSRRSVNLLEKATASHVLEEANTKAFAESANLTASWDTLGYILLLESKPKEAEPYLRAAWFSQQNVIVGNHLAQAFEGLDRNADALWMYRLAKQAEHAADAKQDFAEVAAAIARLEKAGVKAASGEHFATSMQDFRSYHVKNGAGAEGGGTVRLQLNADGIAAAMLVSGDAKLKPLLDEAKSLHLPGAEPAGSSARVLRDAVVYCGKKSSTCDLVFMLNSGIAVEGASE
- a CDS encoding amidase family protein, whose protein sequence is MSPIDLGTDLAISVRGPAAHTGIVSLKATHGRVPMTGIWPPEPRRFWHVGPMARSIRDLSLAFSQLAGQDGQDGYSSNAISFDNGIGSSNKRPLRVGWLVGPGCGPIDGEVAATVEAAAEALKQLGHTAESVRFPALKYEIPAKRGFRQLG
- a CDS encoding HNH endonuclease, with the protein product MRCFWCHNQGEKLTADHIVPRALGGTTEFTVPACRNCQFILSKAEHEVSRKSILAISALTAPLPPRHPNRPTSGQLQPRYIMGKHPYADTWRA